Proteins found in one Gigantopelta aegis isolate Gae_Host chromosome 12, Gae_host_genome, whole genome shotgun sequence genomic segment:
- the LOC121386197 gene encoding putative zinc finger protein 66, with amino-acid sequence MSLAAVTTIKCEVCSKFCRSKSELETHMRVHTGEKPFKCDMCTKCFKQSCSLKTHKMLHTGEKPFKCIVCKKCFAGERTLKNHMFIHTGEKPFKCDMCTKCFTKSSGLKTHTMLHTGEKPFKCDMCTKCFRLNSLLKTHKIVHTGEKPFKCDMCTKCFKESSSFKAHLIRHNGKKPFKCDMCPKCFSHRSSLKYHKMLHTGEKPFKCDMCTKCFRLNSNLKTHLILHTGEKPFICGVCAKCFTNKSALKRHILIHTGEKPFKCDMCTKCFRLSSCLKDHKMFHYGEKPFICGVCAKCFTNKKVIKRHILIHTGKKPFK; translated from the coding sequence ATGTCATTAGCTGCTGTTACAACTATAAAATGTGAAGTCTGCTCAAAGTTTTGTAGAAGTAAATCTGAGTTAGAAACGCACATGCGTGTccatactggtgagaaacctttcaaatgtgatatgtgcacaaaatgttttaaacaaagtTGCAGTTTGAAAACTCACAAAATgcttcatactggtgagaaaccttttaaatgtattgtgtgcaaaaaatgttttgcaggCGAAAGAACCTTAAAAAACCACATGTttattcatactggtgagaaacctttcaaatgtgatatgtgcacaaaatgttttacaaaaagttcCGGTTTGAAAACTCACACAATgcttcatactggtgagaaacctttcaaatgtgatatgtgcacaaaatgttttagactAAATTCCCTTTTGAAAACTCACAAAATtgttcatactggtgagaaaccttttaaatgtgatatgtgcacaaaatgttttaaagaaagtTCCAGTTTCAAAGCTCACTTAATTCGTCATAACGGTAAAAAGCCATTCAAATGTGATATGTGCCCAAAATGTTTTTCACACCGTTCCAGTttgaaatatcacaaaatgcttcatactggtgagaaacctttcaaatgtgatatgtgcacaaaatgttttagactgaatTCCAATTTGAAAACTCACTTAATtcttcatactggtgagaaacctttcatTTGTGGagtgtgtgcaaaatgttttacaaacaaaagTGCCTTAAAACGCCATATattgattcatactggtgagaaacctttcaaatgtgatatgtgcacaaaatgttttagactgagtTCCTGTTTGAAAGatcataaaatgtttcattatggtgagaaacctttcatTTGTGGagtgtgtgcaaaatgttttacaaacaaaaaagtcATAAAACGCCATATATTGATTCATACTGGTAAGAAACCATTCAAATGA